One genomic window of Caballeronia sp. SBC1 includes the following:
- a CDS encoding porin has translation MKRSMQVLATLGAVGASQLAATCAHAQSSVTLYGLIDTSLVYSNNQKGSANYQMSSGTLSGSRWGLRGQEDLGGGMQALFVLENGFSSTAGTLGQNGREFGRAAYVGLGTPFGKFTAGRQNEASADFLGTLVASNQWAGGLGAHPGNTDNLYVNARISNSVKYVSNDYAGFRFSGLYSFGGTAGNFGNNRVWSLGATYVNGPFVVAASYLNAAQPNTSLYDGTAGTAAISPNNTPIYSGYTSARNLQVAGLGGAYTLGAATFGVVYSNSKYRDLGTAAGTLPVTRFLGDTATFDNVEANFRYQLTTPLLLGVSYNYTRSHGAGEAHYNQVNLGADYFLSKRTDVYLSTGWQQASGTDSTGHAATAAFWPLTASSNSHQVVAALGLRHKF, from the coding sequence ATGAAGCGTTCCATGCAAGTCCTGGCCACTCTGGGAGCAGTCGGCGCGTCGCAATTGGCAGCTACATGCGCTCACGCCCAGAGTTCGGTCACGCTCTATGGCTTGATCGACACCTCGCTTGTTTACTCGAACAATCAGAAAGGTAGCGCCAACTACCAGATGTCGAGCGGAACGCTTTCCGGAAGCCGTTGGGGCCTGAGAGGACAAGAGGATCTGGGCGGGGGCATGCAGGCGTTGTTTGTCCTGGAAAACGGCTTCAGCAGCACAGCCGGCACGCTCGGCCAGAACGGCCGCGAGTTTGGGCGGGCTGCGTATGTCGGCCTTGGAACCCCATTCGGCAAGTTCACGGCCGGCCGTCAAAACGAAGCTTCTGCCGACTTCCTCGGTACGCTCGTTGCGTCCAACCAGTGGGCCGGTGGCCTCGGCGCGCACCCGGGTAATACAGACAACCTCTATGTCAACGCCCGTATCAGCAACAGCGTCAAATATGTCAGCAACGACTACGCGGGTTTTCGCTTCAGCGGCCTTTACAGCTTCGGCGGCACGGCCGGCAACTTTGGCAATAACCGCGTCTGGAGCCTGGGCGCGACCTATGTGAACGGCCCGTTCGTCGTAGCGGCTTCGTACCTGAACGCCGCGCAGCCCAATACGTCGCTCTACGACGGCACCGCCGGGACCGCCGCGATTTCGCCGAACAACACGCCGATCTACTCAGGCTACACGTCGGCGCGTAACTTGCAGGTGGCGGGTCTCGGCGGCGCTTATACGCTGGGCGCGGCCACCTTCGGAGTGGTGTACTCGAACTCGAAGTACAGGGATCTGGGAACGGCTGCGGGCACGCTGCCGGTCACGCGCTTTCTCGGCGACACAGCCACCTTCGACAACGTCGAAGCCAACTTCCGCTATCAACTCACGACTCCCTTGTTGCTCGGGGTCTCCTACAACTACACCCGTAGCCACGGCGCGGGCGAAGCGCACTACAACCAGGTCAATTTGGGCGCAGACTATTTCCTGTCGAAGCGCACTGACGTGTACCTGAGCACCGGCTGGCAGCAGGCGAGCGGCACGGACTCGACGGGCCACGCAGCAACGGCCGCTTTTTGGCCGCTTACGGCATCGAGCAATTCGCATCAGGTCGTGGCTGCGCTCGGCTTGCGCCACAAATTCTGA
- the dapA gene encoding 4-hydroxy-tetrahydrodipicolinate synthase: MPVSFKGIIPALITPMTSSEAVDEDGLRALIERLIEAGVHALFVLGTNGEFIALSEAEKLEIARIAVDQARSRVPVIAGTGAYATRDVIALNRKMQDLGVDAASVITPYFNGATQAELFTHYAKIAEATTLPIMLYTIPAKAGVTLNVDTVRRLADIPNIRGIKDSGGDFDRLLQLINLRRDDFAVFTGTDSMILWTLIAGGDGAVAATTNAVPDVVMSIWNNFQAGDIASARRAQESLRALRDAFALGTMPVVLKTAAEMLGMPAGPARAPAQPLDEKTRERLFEALAIYRGAANTK, from the coding sequence ATGCCAGTTTCGTTCAAAGGGATCATCCCTGCCCTTATTACACCGATGACCTCATCCGAAGCCGTCGACGAAGACGGGTTGCGCGCACTGATCGAACGTTTGATCGAAGCCGGCGTGCATGCGCTTTTCGTGCTTGGCACGAATGGCGAATTCATCGCGCTGAGCGAAGCGGAAAAGCTTGAAATCGCGCGAATCGCCGTGGACCAGGCACGCTCGCGAGTGCCGGTGATTGCGGGCACCGGCGCCTACGCCACCCGCGACGTCATCGCGCTGAACCGCAAGATGCAGGATCTCGGCGTGGACGCTGCGTCGGTGATCACGCCGTACTTCAACGGCGCGACGCAAGCGGAACTCTTCACGCACTACGCGAAGATTGCGGAAGCCACAACGCTTCCCATCATGCTTTACACGATTCCGGCCAAGGCGGGTGTGACGCTCAATGTGGACACCGTTCGCCGTCTTGCCGATATTCCCAACATTCGCGGCATCAAGGACAGCGGCGGCGACTTTGATCGTCTGCTGCAACTGATCAACCTGCGCCGTGACGACTTCGCCGTTTTCACCGGCACCGACTCCATGATCCTCTGGACGCTGATTGCGGGCGGAGACGGTGCGGTTGCCGCGACCACCAACGCTGTGCCCGATGTCGTCATGTCGATCTGGAACAACTTCCAGGCGGGAGATATAGCGAGTGCTCGCCGTGCCCAGGAATCCCTGCGCGCGCTGCGTGATGCGTTTGCGCTCGGCACAATGCCCGTGGTGCTCAAGACCGCGGCCGAGATGCTCGGCATGCCGGCCGGCCCCGCGCGCGCGCCCGCACAACCGCTCGACGAGAAAACCCGCGAGCGTCTTTTCGAAGCGCTCGCGATCTATCGCGGCGCGGCCAACACGAAGTAG
- a CDS encoding iron-containing alcohol dehydrogenase — translation MSNPYHFQTVKHIVHGAGSLNLLPEKLALLDTPIKRIALITQPAIEALGVIEQVVAGLAAKDVEVLVVRGVEPEPTIGNVEAVFRDQIAPFAPQAVLSIGGGSVLDAAKLFAVRLTNDQPLREWLGIDLIRNPGVPMILVPTTAGTGSEVTPNAIVTLPDEELKVGIVSRHLLPQIVILDASLTLGLPKAITAATGMDAFVHSLESYISTKANPISDMFAMESMRLIGTNIVEAYEHGDSIKAREAMMLGSMYGGLALTAAGTAAVHALAYPLGGMFNITHGVANAMLLPHVMAFNLDAIVERLATVARALDLSGPADSADTAAQKLIDQIVAWTAAVDIPQDLRVFGVSEEHLDALAVAASKVKRLLGNNPKALSLDDMKAIYRRLLP, via the coding sequence ATGAGCAATCCTTATCATTTTCAGACCGTCAAACACATCGTGCATGGGGCCGGCAGCCTGAACCTGTTGCCCGAAAAACTTGCCCTGCTCGATACACCCATCAAGCGTATCGCACTCATCACGCAGCCGGCGATCGAAGCGCTTGGCGTGATCGAGCAGGTCGTGGCAGGCCTCGCCGCGAAGGATGTTGAAGTACTGGTCGTGCGCGGTGTTGAACCGGAGCCGACTATTGGCAATGTTGAAGCCGTGTTCCGTGATCAGATCGCGCCGTTTGCACCGCAAGCCGTCCTCTCGATCGGCGGCGGCAGTGTGCTCGATGCCGCCAAGCTCTTCGCGGTGCGCCTGACCAACGACCAGCCGCTGCGCGAATGGCTCGGCATTGACCTCATCCGCAACCCCGGTGTGCCGATGATCCTTGTGCCCACCACCGCTGGCACAGGCTCCGAAGTGACACCGAACGCCATTGTCACGTTGCCTGACGAAGAGCTGAAAGTGGGTATCGTGAGCCGTCACCTGCTGCCCCAGATCGTGATCCTCGATGCCTCGTTGACCCTCGGGTTGCCCAAGGCGATCACTGCCGCGACGGGCATGGACGCGTTCGTTCACTCGCTCGAGTCGTACATCTCGACAAAGGCCAACCCCATTAGCGACATGTTCGCAATGGAGTCAATGAGGCTGATTGGCACAAACATTGTGGAGGCGTACGAGCACGGCGATTCGATCAAGGCTCGCGAAGCCATGATGCTCGGTTCAATGTACGGCGGACTCGCGCTGACGGCGGCCGGCACCGCTGCCGTCCATGCTCTGGCCTACCCGCTCGGCGGCATGTTCAACATCACCCACGGCGTTGCCAACGCCATGCTGCTCCCGCACGTGATGGCGTTCAACCTGGACGCCATCGTTGAACGTCTCGCCACGGTGGCCCGGGCACTCGATCTGAGTGGACCGGCCGACAGCGCGGATACCGCCGCGCAAAAACTGATCGACCAGATTGTCGCGTGGACGGCGGCCGTGGATATTCCGCAGGATCTGCGCGTCTTCGGTGTGTCGGAGGAACATCTGGATGCGCTCGCGGTAGCGGCATCGAAGGTCAAGCGGCTGCTGGGGAACAATCCCAAGGCGCTGAGTCTTGACGACATGAAGGCGATTTATCGCAGGCTGCTGCCATGA
- the pdxA gene encoding 4-hydroxythreonine-4-phosphate dehydrogenase PdxA — protein MTHTSADGPKLLIFGDDLSGTADCAVTGASLGLESVVMFDAHMARTLPEGIDVLAIDLDCRRSAPEVAARANADAWQALRQPGRRLYKKIDSTLRGNFAAEVAALVPLAGMAIVAPAFPAAGRTTRDARQWLHGAAVESSEVWRNEGIAGRADLAAMLAQQDLRVGLLTLDAVRGDPSTLAAQISAARADGMQVLVCDSETNDDLRRVARASASLDGVFWVGSAGLARDLMAALELTAAGGRTHAPSLVCSPVLTVVGSMSSISHSQVAMLKAVAGNAMLSLELTTESLRREQPELTAVVIEALSQGRDVIVSLKQDDRAHLADGLLFCQRLAALLAPAVPHAASVIATGGETARTLLAAAGISALRVVDEIESGVPLLHAAHAGRTLHVITKAGGFGTPGTLTSAWRRLAGGPRADARPSHQGTTAMTYRPVIGITMGDAAGVGPEIIMKSLAHESVYAQCRPLVIGDSARLRDAARRSGVSLDVRSIERPADAEFRHGVVDCIDLGLIPADLPYGKLSAIAGDAAYQYIARTVELTSAGELDAICTAPLNKEALHAGGHIFPGHTEMLAHLTGIDEVSMMLVAPKLRVIHVTTHIGLLDAIRRIEPGLVQRTIERAHETLTRAGIGNPRIGVCGINPHAGENGLFGYGEEEEKIMPAIAILQARGWNVEGPLPADTLFFRAGRGDFDVVVAMYHDQGHGPVKVMGLEAGVNVTVGLPVIRTSVDHGTAFDIAGTGIADERSMLEALRQAQELATRLSAHKTSVEAS, from the coding sequence ATGACGCACACAAGCGCCGACGGACCCAAGCTGCTGATTTTCGGCGACGACCTGTCGGGCACCGCCGATTGCGCGGTCACGGGTGCAAGCCTTGGGCTCGAGAGCGTTGTGATGTTCGATGCCCACATGGCGCGCACGCTGCCGGAGGGCATCGACGTGCTGGCGATCGACCTCGACTGCCGGCGCAGTGCGCCCGAGGTTGCCGCCCGCGCCAACGCCGACGCGTGGCAAGCGCTCAGGCAACCGGGTCGTCGCTTATACAAGAAGATCGATTCAACGTTGCGCGGCAACTTCGCAGCCGAAGTCGCGGCGCTTGTGCCCCTGGCCGGTATGGCGATCGTGGCCCCGGCGTTCCCCGCAGCGGGGCGCACAACGCGCGATGCCCGCCAGTGGCTTCATGGCGCAGCAGTAGAGAGCAGCGAAGTGTGGCGCAACGAAGGTATCGCGGGCCGCGCGGATCTTGCCGCGATGCTCGCACAACAGGACCTGCGAGTGGGATTGCTCACGCTCGACGCGGTTCGCGGCGATCCATCCACCCTCGCCGCGCAGATCAGCGCAGCCCGCGCGGACGGCATGCAGGTATTAGTGTGCGACAGCGAAACCAACGACGACCTGCGCCGCGTCGCACGCGCTTCAGCATCGCTCGATGGCGTTTTCTGGGTCGGCTCGGCGGGGCTTGCGCGAGATCTCATGGCCGCGCTCGAACTGACGGCCGCAGGAGGACGGACGCACGCGCCATCCCTGGTTTGTTCGCCGGTGCTGACCGTTGTCGGCAGCATGTCGAGTATTTCTCATTCGCAGGTTGCCATGCTTAAGGCCGTGGCCGGCAACGCGATGCTCTCGCTGGAACTCACTACCGAATCATTGCGCCGCGAGCAACCTGAGCTGACCGCGGTAGTCATTGAAGCTTTGAGCCAAGGCCGCGACGTGATCGTCTCGCTGAAGCAAGACGACCGCGCGCACCTCGCTGACGGGCTGCTGTTCTGCCAGCGCCTCGCGGCCTTGCTCGCGCCGGCCGTGCCGCACGCGGCGAGCGTGATCGCAACCGGCGGCGAAACCGCGCGGACGTTGCTGGCCGCAGCCGGCATCAGTGCGCTGCGTGTTGTCGATGAAATTGAAAGCGGCGTGCCCTTGCTGCATGCAGCGCATGCCGGCCGGACCCTGCACGTCATCACCAAGGCGGGCGGTTTCGGCACACCCGGCACTCTTACTTCAGCCTGGCGACGGCTCGCCGGCGGTCCCCGCGCTGACGCGCGGCCATCTCATCAAGGAACTACCGCAATGACCTATCGTCCTGTTATTGGCATCACCATGGGCGATGCCGCCGGCGTCGGCCCGGAAATCATCATGAAGAGCCTCGCGCATGAGTCGGTCTATGCACAGTGCCGGCCGCTCGTGATAGGCGACTCAGCGCGCCTGCGCGACGCCGCAAGGCGCTCCGGCGTCTCGCTCGACGTGCGCTCGATCGAGCGCCCGGCAGACGCCGAATTCCGCCACGGCGTGGTCGATTGCATCGACCTGGGGTTGATCCCCGCCGACCTGCCCTACGGCAAGCTGTCGGCCATCGCGGGCGACGCGGCATACCAGTACATCGCCCGCACCGTCGAGCTGACGTCGGCGGGCGAACTCGACGCGATCTGCACAGCGCCGCTCAACAAGGAAGCACTGCATGCGGGCGGCCATATCTTCCCCGGCCACACGGAAATGCTCGCGCACCTGACCGGCATCGACGAGGTTTCGATGATGCTCGTCGCGCCGAAGCTGCGCGTGATCCATGTGACGACTCATATCGGGCTGCTCGACGCCATTCGGCGCATTGAACCGGGACTGGTCCAGCGCACCATCGAACGTGCGCACGAAACGCTCACGCGTGCAGGCATCGGCAATCCGCGCATTGGCGTGTGCGGCATCAATCCGCACGCAGGCGAGAACGGCCTCTTTGGTTATGGCGAAGAGGAAGAAAAGATCATGCCGGCAATCGCGATACTGCAGGCTCGCGGCTGGAACGTGGAGGGGCCGCTCCCCGCAGACACGCTTTTCTTCCGTGCCGGGCGCGGCGACTTCGACGTCGTCGTCGCGATGTACCACGACCAGGGCCATGGCCCGGTGAAGGTGATGGGACTGGAGGCTGGCGTGAATGTAACGGTCGGCTTGCCGGTCATCCGCACGTCGGTCGATCACGGCACGGCATTCGACATTGCCGGCACAGGCATAGCCGATGAACGCAGCATGCTCGAAGCACTCAGGCAGGCGCAGGAACTCGCGACGCGTCTTTCGGCGCACAAGACTTCGGTCGAAGCGTCATGA
- a CDS encoding sodium:solute symporter family protein yields MTTFSYWDTAIIIGMVVLYIVVTSIISIRLRSRNSEQFMVASRNMPVFVVAILLMSEFIGAKSTVGTSQEAFSAGIAASWSVIAASIGFLFFGLFMAKRLYSSGEFTISGFIAQKYGKGAKLIVSAIMIYALFLVNVGNYVSGAAAISTVMRINLPTAAIITAIVSTIYFAWGGLKSVAYLTIVHSAVKLIGLAILVVVAWRLTGGVAPMVQAMPEHYFTWKGSLSQGTIGAWIIGTAGAIFSTQFIIQAISGTRSANAARSSTLVAALLCVPIGVALGFLGVAAKFLFPGIKSLYALPVFLQHMNPLLAGVVTTSLVASIFVSVSTVALAIASLIVKDFYVPRYHPTPEVEFRVTRRISFVVGFLPLIFVLFVPQILALSFFTRALRLTVSVVALIGIYLPFFNSNRGAIAGMILATVATTVWYLLGNPFGIDNMYVALLTPAVVIVLEKLLFPSGPSLKGSKDTPPAETKGLAQNKSH; encoded by the coding sequence ATGACAACTTTCAGTTACTGGGACACCGCGATCATCATCGGGATGGTCGTCCTTTATATCGTGGTGACCAGCATCATCAGCATTCGCTTGCGCAGCCGTAACTCGGAGCAGTTCATGGTTGCCTCGCGCAACATGCCCGTGTTCGTGGTGGCCATCCTGCTGATGTCGGAATTCATTGGTGCGAAATCGACCGTAGGCACCTCGCAGGAAGCCTTCAGCGCGGGTATTGCGGCGTCGTGGTCGGTGATCGCCGCGTCGATCGGCTTCCTGTTCTTCGGCCTTTTCATGGCGAAGCGTCTTTATAGTTCCGGCGAATTCACCATCTCCGGGTTCATCGCGCAGAAGTACGGCAAGGGTGCGAAGCTGATCGTCTCGGCCATCATGATCTACGCGCTTTTTCTCGTGAACGTGGGCAACTACGTGAGCGGCGCGGCGGCAATATCCACCGTGATGCGCATCAACCTGCCTACGGCCGCAATCATTACCGCAATCGTCAGTACTATTTATTTTGCTTGGGGCGGACTGAAGAGCGTTGCCTACCTGACCATTGTCCACAGCGCAGTCAAGCTGATTGGGCTGGCAATTCTGGTTGTGGTCGCATGGCGGCTGACGGGTGGCGTCGCGCCCATGGTGCAAGCCATGCCCGAGCACTATTTCACCTGGAAGGGCAGTCTGAGCCAGGGCACGATTGGCGCGTGGATCATCGGCACGGCGGGCGCGATCTTCTCCACGCAGTTCATCATCCAGGCCATCTCGGGCACCCGCAGCGCGAACGCGGCCCGCAGCTCGACGCTTGTCGCCGCGCTGTTGTGCGTACCCATTGGCGTCGCTCTTGGCTTTCTCGGCGTAGCCGCAAAGTTCCTGTTTCCGGGCATCAAGAGCCTCTACGCGCTGCCGGTCTTTCTTCAACACATGAACCCGCTACTCGCCGGGGTCGTGACGACTTCGCTGGTCGCGTCGATTTTCGTGAGCGTGAGCACGGTTGCGCTCGCCATCGCTTCGTTGATCGTAAAAGACTTCTATGTGCCGCGCTATCATCCGACCCCGGAGGTCGAATTTCGCGTGACGCGCCGGATCTCGTTCGTGGTCGGATTTCTTCCGCTGATCTTCGTGCTCTTCGTGCCGCAAATCCTTGCCCTCTCGTTCTTCACCCGCGCATTGCGGCTGACCGTCTCGGTCGTCGCCCTGATCGGAATCTACCTGCCGTTCTTCAACAGTAATCGCGGCGCCATTGCCGGCATGATCCTCGCAACCGTGGCGACCACCGTATGGTATTTGCTCGGCAATCCGTTCGGCATCGACAACATGTACGTGGCGCTGCTGACGCCAGCCGTCGTGATCGTGCTTGAAAAACTGTTGTTTCCGTCGGGGCCGTCGCTGAAGGGCTCGAAGGACACGCCGCCCGCCGAAACAAAAGGCCTCGCGCAAAACAAATCGCACTAA
- a CDS encoding exo-alpha-sialidase, with protein sequence MTSALVNASVDSLNPLHDAQVRTAFADADRREAFLPTVCVQNHAANLHALANGDLLCVWFGGTQEGIPDVSIYLSRLVAGTETWSAPQKLSDDATRSEQNPVLFSAPDGRLWLIYTAQLSGHQNTALVRRRISSDNGLTWGPVETLFERPGTFVRQPIVVLPDGAWICPVFLCRTEPGERWVGNNDVSAVMVSNDHGATWSEHQVPASIGCVHMNVQLLQDGTLLALFRSRWADFIYASRSRDGRVWSTPQPTEVPNNNSSIQFVALQNGHLALVFNESDASHATQRRASLYDDIEDSEDSGELREQGSSSAGSAFWGAPRAPLSLAISEDGGRTWGRRRNLEIGDGYCMTNNSADQRNREYSYPSIVQTPDGALHIAFTYFRQRIKYVSVGEAWVRG encoded by the coding sequence ATGACATCCGCCCTCGTCAATGCCTCTGTCGACAGCCTCAACCCCTTACACGATGCACAAGTGCGCACAGCCTTCGCCGATGCCGACCGCCGCGAAGCGTTCCTGCCAACCGTGTGTGTGCAAAATCATGCCGCGAATCTTCATGCGCTCGCCAACGGCGACCTGCTGTGCGTGTGGTTCGGCGGCACACAGGAAGGGATCCCCGATGTATCGATCTACCTGTCGCGACTTGTCGCCGGCACCGAGACCTGGTCCGCGCCGCAAAAGCTCTCCGACGACGCCACCCGCTCCGAGCAGAACCCGGTATTGTTTAGCGCTCCTGATGGACGGCTCTGGCTCATCTATACCGCGCAGTTGTCGGGCCACCAGAATACGGCCTTGGTGCGTCGACGGATTTCGTCGGACAACGGCCTGACCTGGGGTCCTGTCGAGACGCTCTTCGAGCGGCCCGGCACGTTCGTACGTCAACCGATCGTGGTGCTGCCGGACGGCGCATGGATTTGTCCTGTGTTCCTGTGCCGCACGGAACCGGGTGAGCGATGGGTGGGCAACAATGACGTCAGCGCCGTGATGGTCTCGAACGACCACGGCGCGACCTGGAGTGAGCACCAGGTGCCGGCGAGTATTGGCTGCGTGCATATGAACGTCCAGCTGCTGCAGGATGGCACCCTTCTCGCCCTCTTTCGCAGCCGCTGGGCGGACTTTATCTATGCAAGTCGTTCACGGGATGGTCGCGTATGGAGCACGCCGCAGCCAACCGAGGTGCCGAACAACAATTCATCGATCCAGTTCGTGGCGTTGCAAAACGGCCATCTCGCACTGGTATTCAACGAGAGCGATGCCTCGCATGCCACGCAACGACGCGCCTCGCTCTATGACGACATCGAGGATTCGGAGGATAGCGGGGAGTTGCGCGAGCAGGGTTCATCGTCGGCAGGTTCGGCCTTCTGGGGCGCTCCGCGCGCGCCGCTCTCGCTGGCCATTTCCGAGGATGGCGGCAGGACCTGGGGGCGCCGCCGTAACCTCGAGATCGGCGACGGTTACTGCATGACCAACAATTCCGCTGACCAGCGCAACCGGGAATACTCCTACCCGTCCATCGTGCAGACACCGGACGGCGCGTTGCACATCGCCTTCACGTACTTCCGGCAGCGCATCAAGTACGTGAGTGTCGGGGAAGCTTGGGTGCGGGGCTAG
- a CDS encoding DeoR/GlpR family DNA-binding transcription regulator, with product MKVAKRREAMLNAVLGGMNDVGTLCEHFGMSEATVRRDLRALAGDRRILRTYGGAAAVGAHEPEPSLDERRESWREQKEAIARAAFAHIEDGDTVFLDGGTTTAALARYLPGRSSVHVVTNNLLVIGALASTTTKLTLIGGDVRPSSMSTLGPLAQLVLSRLSVDKAFFGADGVVATRGLCEATAEQAYLKECVIRQAANVFVLVTADKIGRASQQHWTPLERDWTLITDAAAPAQELAAFTLRGDVKVQTVTV from the coding sequence ATGAAAGTCGCTAAGCGCCGCGAGGCAATGCTCAATGCCGTCCTCGGTGGAATGAATGATGTCGGTACATTGTGCGAGCACTTCGGCATGTCCGAAGCAACGGTGCGGCGCGATTTGCGGGCCCTTGCGGGTGACCGGCGCATCTTGCGCACGTATGGCGGCGCGGCCGCCGTCGGCGCGCATGAACCCGAGCCTTCGCTCGACGAACGCCGCGAAAGCTGGCGTGAACAGAAAGAAGCGATCGCGCGGGCGGCGTTCGCGCATATAGAAGACGGGGACACGGTGTTCCTGGACGGCGGGACGACCACCGCGGCGCTCGCGCGCTACCTTCCGGGACGCAGTTCGGTCCACGTCGTCACGAACAATTTGCTGGTCATCGGCGCATTGGCGTCGACCACCACGAAACTCACGCTGATCGGCGGCGACGTGCGGCCGTCCAGCATGAGTACGCTCGGACCGCTCGCGCAACTTGTGCTGAGCCGGCTGAGCGTCGACAAGGCGTTCTTCGGTGCAGACGGCGTGGTCGCGACGCGGGGGCTGTGCGAGGCGACCGCGGAGCAGGCCTATCTAAAAGAGTGTGTCATTCGCCAGGCCGCAAACGTGTTTGTGCTGGTGACCGCCGACAAGATAGGCCGCGCGAGCCAGCAGCACTGGACGCCGCTCGAGCGCGACTGGACGTTGATCACAGACGCCGCCGCGCCCGCCCAGGAACTCGCAGCATTCACCTTGCGCGGCGACGTGAAGGTGCAAACCGTGACAGTTTGA
- a CDS encoding SDR family NAD(P)-dependent oxidoreductase, with product MNLQGKPRHAVVTGASSGIGQAIVRQLLGDGWRVTGLCRTVGADVIPGMSIVPVDLADFDRLGAIAQELEPADALIHAAGFMRTAPLGELSMDEGAQMWRVHVDAAALLADRLAPAMPQGGRIVLVGSRTANGAPTRSQYAATKAALVGMARSWAAELAPRGITVNVIAPGATDTPFLRDPGRAKTPPKMPPMGRFISPDEVAALAVFLLSDGAHSITGQQIVMCGGASL from the coding sequence ATGAACTTGCAAGGCAAACCGCGGCATGCGGTGGTGACCGGTGCGTCGTCCGGCATCGGTCAGGCCATCGTGAGGCAACTGCTGGGTGATGGCTGGCGCGTAACGGGGCTATGCCGGACGGTTGGCGCAGATGTCATCCCCGGGATGTCCATTGTGCCCGTCGATCTCGCCGACTTCGATCGGCTCGGGGCCATTGCGCAAGAACTGGAACCTGCCGATGCGCTCATTCATGCCGCCGGTTTCATGCGTACAGCGCCCCTTGGCGAATTGTCGATGGACGAAGGCGCGCAGATGTGGCGGGTCCACGTTGATGCCGCTGCATTGCTCGCTGATCGTCTCGCGCCGGCCATGCCGCAGGGCGGGCGCATTGTGCTGGTCGGCAGCCGCACCGCGAACGGCGCACCAACGCGAAGTCAGTATGCCGCGACGAAAGCAGCGCTCGTCGGCATGGCGCGTTCGTGGGCTGCGGAATTGGCGCCGCGAGGGATTACGGTCAACGTGATCGCCCCTGGCGCCACTGACACGCCGTTCCTGCGCGATCCCGGCCGCGCGAAGACCCCGCCGAAAATGCCCCCAATGGGCCGCTTCATATCGCCCGATGAAGTCGCGGCGCTCGCTGTCTTTCTGTTGAGCGACGGCGCGCACAGCATTACCGGCCAACAGATCGTGATGTGTGGAGGTGCATCGCTCTGA
- a CDS encoding SDR family oxidoreductase: MSTTTDRVSQAPLILITGGSRGVGAATARLAAAQGYDVAISFVSNESAALAVAADVEAVGRRALPVRADSADPEQVAQLFAAIDREFGRIDVLVNNAAVLAPQSRLEDLEFERMRRIFAVNSIGPILCAQQAVKRMSYRHNGRGGSVINISSASARLGSPNEYVDYAASKGAVETFTTGFAKEVAREGIRVNCIRPGHIYTDMHASGGEPGRVDRVKDSIPMGRGGQPEEVARAILWLASAEASFITGTFLDVTGGK; this comes from the coding sequence ATGTCAACGACTACAGACCGCGTCTCGCAGGCGCCGCTCATTTTGATAACGGGCGGAAGCCGTGGCGTAGGCGCGGCGACTGCGCGGCTTGCTGCCGCACAAGGTTACGATGTAGCGATCAGCTTCGTCTCCAACGAGTCTGCCGCCCTCGCGGTGGCCGCTGATGTAGAAGCTGTTGGGCGCCGAGCTTTACCCGTGCGCGCAGATAGCGCGGATCCTGAGCAGGTCGCTCAGCTATTCGCCGCGATCGACCGGGAGTTCGGCCGGATCGATGTACTGGTGAACAACGCCGCGGTACTTGCGCCGCAGTCCCGGCTAGAGGATCTCGAATTCGAGCGGATGCGGCGTATCTTCGCGGTCAACTCGATCGGCCCTATCCTCTGTGCGCAGCAAGCGGTGAAGCGCATGTCGTATCGTCATAATGGCCGGGGCGGCTCCGTGATCAACATCTCATCGGCATCGGCCAGGCTCGGCAGTCCTAACGAATACGTCGACTACGCCGCGTCGAAGGGTGCAGTTGAGACATTTACTACCGGCTTCGCCAAGGAAGTCGCGCGGGAGGGGATCCGCGTCAACTGCATTCGCCCTGGGCACATCTACACTGACATGCATGCCAGCGGCGGAGAGCCGGGAAGGGTGGATCGCGTCAAAGACTCGATCCCCATGGGAAGAGGCGGTCAACCTGAAGAGGTTGCACGGGCGATCCTATGGCTGGCCAGCGCGGAGGCTTCCTTCATCACCGGCACGTTCCTCGACGTCACTGGCGGCAAGTGA